The following are encoded together in the Brassica napus cultivar Da-Ae chromosome A9, Da-Ae, whole genome shotgun sequence genome:
- the LOC106417203 gene encoding lysine-specific demethylase JMJ25-like isoform X1, which translates to MVESDDGVDFKAYSPIESSLFSFQCVWSTKKKRSSKLVKSKEFSRKEEREREGGMRPRPVIFRVYSRKRNRLSRVDNVSADGVEVILKEAPSHEKLQHSDHDDHDGMLLGDWIKQKRKESEVTTVSVTKVEPLEDTILPSWSRRKNRRRVGVEVKSVMKVEPSEDHGRSTGRKRDRRQVEHEEDVAWEEELQMISKIQATKPRRRRRGSHSPEHVTFVSGSRSRSPDSEVSDSLLKNGCSDDPESMKTSSKESKERIPICHQCLKGERITLLVCSECEETMYCLQCIRKWYPHLSEDDIVDKCPFCHKNCNCNRCLHLNGLIETTKRDLANSERRHHLQYLIALMLPFLNMLSQSQNQEIETEANAQGLQPFEVDVTSAVSYCDERVYCDHCATSIVDLHRSCPKCSFELCLNCCQEIREGSMSQRPETKLQYVNKGYKYMHGLEMEPSSSSVSEEDEEANTSAKWNAGSDGSIPCAPKELGGCGDCMLELKRILPQNRISDLEQKAEAFLASYDNSPRVSKCKCSALETDMTRKTASRNGSTDNYLFCPRSLDVLKEEGLLHFQEHWKKGEPVIVGNALDNTHGLSWEPMVMWRALCENLDSTASSKMSEVKAIDCLANCEVEINTRHFFEGYSKGRTYGNFWPEMLKLKDWPPSDKFEDLLPRHCDEFISALPFQEYSDPRTGILNIAAKLPEGLIKPDLGPKTYIAYGIPDELGRGDSVTKLHCDMSDAVNILTHTTEVTLSQEQISAVKDLKQKHKEQNKLEEQGSGDKDIACGREEEGMDMPEIMSYEKQQNHDETGSALWDIFRREDVPKLEEYLRKHCKEFRHTFCCPVTKVYHPIHDQSCYLTVEHKRKLKAEFGIEPWTFVQKLGEAVFIPAGCPHQVRNLKSCTKVAVDFVSPENIHECLRLTEEFRQLPKNHKAREDKLEPLKETSVDEASVGLRNSNNSVRCYQLEVWQPRDHQVALAHHMADQLDLCGNHMSKQEQKSKQKGPNQRWYCFSTKMRTKTRCSELALPLRTKAFSSAP; encoded by the exons ATGGTGGAGTCCGATGATGGAGTTGATTTCAAGGCTTATAGTCCGATCGAGAGCTCTCTGTTTTCCTTTCAATGTGTTTGGTccacgaagaagaagagaagttcgAAATTAGTCAAGTCCAAAGAGTTCAGCaggaaagaggagagagagagagagggaggcaTGAGGCCGCGTCCTGTGATATTCAGAGTCTATAGTAGGAAAAGGAATCGGCTTTCGCGTGTGGATAATGTCTCAGCAGACGGAGTTGAAGTTATTCTTAAAGAAGCACCATCTCATGAGAAACTGCAACACTCTGATCATGATGATCATGATGGTATGTTATTAGGTGATTGGATTAAACAAAAGAGGAAAGAATCCGAGGTGACGACTGTGTCTGTAACGAAAGTGGAACCTTTAGAAGATACAATATTACCTAGTTGGAGTCGTAGGAAGAACAGACGCAGAGTAGGAGTTGAGGTTAAATCTGTTATGAAAGTGGAACCTTCTGAGGATCATGGAAGATCCACTGGTAGAAAGAGAGACAGACGCCAAGTGGAACATGAAGAAGATGTGGCTTGGGAAGAAGAACTTCAAATGATTTCTAAGATCCAGGCAACAaagccaagaagaagaagaagaggttccCACAGTCCTGAGCATGTCACATTTGTTAGTGGATCACGCTCACGTTCGCCAGATTCAGAGGTGTCAGATTCCCTTCTGAAAAATGGGTGTTCTGATGACCCTGAAAGCATGAAAACTTCTTCAAAG GAATCTAAGGAACGCATTCCCATTTGCCATCAGTGTTTGAAAGGGGAAAGGATAACACTTCTCGTTTGCAGTGAATGTGAAGAGACAATGTATTGTCTTCAATGTATAAGGAAATG GTATCCACATCTATCTGAGGATGATATCGTTGATAAATGTCCTTTCTGCCACAAAAATTGTAATTGCAACAGATGCTTGCATTTGAATGGTTTAATCGAG ACAACGAAGAGGGACCTCGCGAATTCTGAAAGACGCCATCATCTCCAATACTTAATTGCTTTGATGCttccatttttgaatatgttATCCCAGTCCCAGAATCAAGAGATTGAAACTGAGGCAAACGCTCAAG GATTACAGCCTTTTGAAGTTGACGTAACTAGCGCAGTGAGCTACTGTGATGAACGTGTATATTG TGATCATTGTGCAACTTCAATTGTTGACTTGCACCGGAGCTGCCCAAAGTGCTCTTTCGAGCTTTGTTTGAACTGTTGTCAAGAGATTCGCGAAGGTTCTATGTCCCAACGCCCTGAAACGAAGCTGCAGTATGTTAATAAAGGATACAAGTACATGCATGGTTTAGAAATGGAACCGAGCTCCTCTTCTGTTTCCgaggaggatgaagaagctaacaCATCCGCAAAGTGGAATGCTGGTTCCGATGGAAGCATCCCTTGTGCACCAAAAGAGCTAGGTGGTTGTGGTGATTGTATGTTGGAGCTTAAGCGAATCCTACCACAGAACCGGATCTCAGACTTGGAACAAAAGGCAGAGGCTTTCTTGGCATCATACGATAACAGCCCTCGAGTGTCGAAATGTAAATGTTCTGCCTTGGAGACAGATATGACAAGGAAAACAGCTTCTAGGAATGGATCAACCGACAACTACTTGTTCTGTCCACGAtctcttgatgttttgaagGAAGAAGGGCTTCTGCATTTTCAAGAGCATTGGAAAAAGGGTGAACCGGTAATCGTTGGGAACGCTCTTGATAACACACATGGTTTAAGCTGGGAGCCGATGGTTATGTGGAGGGCGTTATGCGAAAATTTGGATTCAACAGCAAGTTCTAAGATGTCTGAAGTGAAAGCTATTGATTGTTTAGCTAATTGTGAG GTGGAGATCAATACTCGTCATTTCTTTGAAGGTTATAGCAAAGGAAGAACGTACGGAAACTTCTGGCCTGAGATGTTAAAGCTAAAGGACTGGCCTCCTTCTGATAAGTTCGAAGATCTTTTACCTCGTCACTGTGACGAGTTCATATCCGCATTGCCTTTTCAAGAATATAGCGATCCTAGAACCGGGATTCTGAACATTGCAGCAAAGCTTCCTGAAGGACTTATCAAACCAGATTTGGGTCCGAAAACGTACATTGCCTACGGGATTCCAGATGAGCTTGGTAGAGGTGACTCCGTGACTAAGCTTCACTGCGATATGTCAGACGCG GTTAATATTCTGACGCATACAACTGAAGTAACATTAAGTCAAGAACAGATATCTGCAGTCAAAGACCTGAAGCAGAAACACAAGGAACAGAATAAGCTAGAGGAACAGGGCAGTGGAGACAAAGACATTGCCTGCGGCCGTGAGGAAGAAGGAATGGACATGCCAGAGATTATGAGCTATGAAAAACAGCAGAATCATGACGAAACAGGAAGTGCTCTTTGGGACATTTTTAGGAGAGAAGATGTTCCAAAGTTAGAAGAGTATCTAAGAAAGCATTGCAAAGAATTTAGACACACTTTTTGTTGTCCGGTTACAAAG GTTTATCACCCGATACACGACCAATCATGCTATTTAACCGTAGAGCATAAAAGAAAACTCAAGGCGGAGTTTG GGATCGAACCATGGACATTTGTGCAAAAGCTAGGAGAAGCTGTGTTTATTCCTGCGGGTTGCCCTCATCAAGTCCGGAATCTAAAG TCGTGCACCAAAGTTGCAGTTGACTTTGTGTCACCAGAGAACATCCATGAGTGTCTACGTCTCACCGAAGAGTTTCGTCAACTTCCCAAGAACCACAAGGCCAGAGAGGACAAACTTGAG CCCCTCAAAGAGACCAGTGTAGATGAGGCGTCGGTCGGTCTTAGAAACAGCAACAACAGTGTAAGGTGTTATCAACTTGAGGTGTGGCAACCTAGGGATCACCAGGTAGCTCTTGCGCATCACATGGCTGACCAACTTGATCTTTGTGGGAACCACATGTCCAAACAGGAACAGAAAAGCAAGCAAAAGGGGCCTAATCAAAGATGGTATtgtttctctacaaaaat GCGTACAAAAACAAGATGCTCCGAACTAGCCTTGCCTTTGCGGACTAAGGCGTTTTCCTCTGCGCCATAG
- the LOC106417203 gene encoding lysine-specific demethylase JMJ25-like isoform X6, translating into MVESDDGVDFKAYSPIESSLFSFQCVWSTKKKRSSKLVKSKEFSRKEEREREGGMRPRPVIFRVYSRKRNRLSRVDNVSADGVEVILKEAPSHEKLQHSDHDDHDGMLLGDWIKQKRKESEVTTVSVTKVEPLEDTILPSWSRRKNRRRVGVEVKSVMKVEPSEDHGRSTGRKRDRRQVEHEEDVAWEEELQMISKIQATKPRRRRRGSHSPEHVTFVSGSRSRSPDSEVSDSLLKNGCSDDPESMKTSSKESKERIPICHQCLKGERITLLVCSECEETMYCLQCIRKWYPHLSEDDIVDKCPFCHKNCNCNRCLHLNGLIETTKRDLANSERRHHLQYLIALMLPFLNMLSQSQNQEIETEANAQGLQPFEVDVTSAVSYCDERVYCDHCATSIVDLHRSCPKCSFELCLNCCQEIREGSMSQRPETKLQYVNKGYKYMHGLEMEPSSSSVSEEDEEANTSAKWNAGSDGSIPCAPKELGGCGDCMLELKRILPQNRISDLEQKAEAFLASYDNSPRVSKCKCSALETDMTRKTASRNGSTDNYLFCPRSLDVLKEEGLLHFQEHWKKGEPVIVGNALDNTHGLSWEPMVMWRALCENLDSTASSKMSEVKAIDCLANCEVEINTRHFFEGYSKGRTYGNFWPEMLKLKDWPPSDKFEDLLPRHCDEFISALPFQEYSDPRTGILNIAAKLPEGLIKPDLGPKTYIAYGIPDELGRGDSVTKLHCDMSDAVNILTHTTEVTLSQEQISAVKDLKQKHKEQNKLEEQGSGDKDIACGREEEGMDMPEIMSYEKQQNHDETGSALWDIFRREDVPKLEEYLRKHCKEFRHTFCCPVTKVYHPIHDQSCYLTVEHKRKLKAEFGIEPWTFVQKLGEAVFIPAGCPHQVRNLKSCTKVAVDFVSPENIHECLRLTEEFRQLPKNHKAREDKLETERTSAK; encoded by the exons ATGGTGGAGTCCGATGATGGAGTTGATTTCAAGGCTTATAGTCCGATCGAGAGCTCTCTGTTTTCCTTTCAATGTGTTTGGTccacgaagaagaagagaagttcgAAATTAGTCAAGTCCAAAGAGTTCAGCaggaaagaggagagagagagagagggaggcaTGAGGCCGCGTCCTGTGATATTCAGAGTCTATAGTAGGAAAAGGAATCGGCTTTCGCGTGTGGATAATGTCTCAGCAGACGGAGTTGAAGTTATTCTTAAAGAAGCACCATCTCATGAGAAACTGCAACACTCTGATCATGATGATCATGATGGTATGTTATTAGGTGATTGGATTAAACAAAAGAGGAAAGAATCCGAGGTGACGACTGTGTCTGTAACGAAAGTGGAACCTTTAGAAGATACAATATTACCTAGTTGGAGTCGTAGGAAGAACAGACGCAGAGTAGGAGTTGAGGTTAAATCTGTTATGAAAGTGGAACCTTCTGAGGATCATGGAAGATCCACTGGTAGAAAGAGAGACAGACGCCAAGTGGAACATGAAGAAGATGTGGCTTGGGAAGAAGAACTTCAAATGATTTCTAAGATCCAGGCAACAaagccaagaagaagaagaagaggttccCACAGTCCTGAGCATGTCACATTTGTTAGTGGATCACGCTCACGTTCGCCAGATTCAGAGGTGTCAGATTCCCTTCTGAAAAATGGGTGTTCTGATGACCCTGAAAGCATGAAAACTTCTTCAAAG GAATCTAAGGAACGCATTCCCATTTGCCATCAGTGTTTGAAAGGGGAAAGGATAACACTTCTCGTTTGCAGTGAATGTGAAGAGACAATGTATTGTCTTCAATGTATAAGGAAATG GTATCCACATCTATCTGAGGATGATATCGTTGATAAATGTCCTTTCTGCCACAAAAATTGTAATTGCAACAGATGCTTGCATTTGAATGGTTTAATCGAG ACAACGAAGAGGGACCTCGCGAATTCTGAAAGACGCCATCATCTCCAATACTTAATTGCTTTGATGCttccatttttgaatatgttATCCCAGTCCCAGAATCAAGAGATTGAAACTGAGGCAAACGCTCAAG GATTACAGCCTTTTGAAGTTGACGTAACTAGCGCAGTGAGCTACTGTGATGAACGTGTATATTG TGATCATTGTGCAACTTCAATTGTTGACTTGCACCGGAGCTGCCCAAAGTGCTCTTTCGAGCTTTGTTTGAACTGTTGTCAAGAGATTCGCGAAGGTTCTATGTCCCAACGCCCTGAAACGAAGCTGCAGTATGTTAATAAAGGATACAAGTACATGCATGGTTTAGAAATGGAACCGAGCTCCTCTTCTGTTTCCgaggaggatgaagaagctaacaCATCCGCAAAGTGGAATGCTGGTTCCGATGGAAGCATCCCTTGTGCACCAAAAGAGCTAGGTGGTTGTGGTGATTGTATGTTGGAGCTTAAGCGAATCCTACCACAGAACCGGATCTCAGACTTGGAACAAAAGGCAGAGGCTTTCTTGGCATCATACGATAACAGCCCTCGAGTGTCGAAATGTAAATGTTCTGCCTTGGAGACAGATATGACAAGGAAAACAGCTTCTAGGAATGGATCAACCGACAACTACTTGTTCTGTCCACGAtctcttgatgttttgaagGAAGAAGGGCTTCTGCATTTTCAAGAGCATTGGAAAAAGGGTGAACCGGTAATCGTTGGGAACGCTCTTGATAACACACATGGTTTAAGCTGGGAGCCGATGGTTATGTGGAGGGCGTTATGCGAAAATTTGGATTCAACAGCAAGTTCTAAGATGTCTGAAGTGAAAGCTATTGATTGTTTAGCTAATTGTGAG GTGGAGATCAATACTCGTCATTTCTTTGAAGGTTATAGCAAAGGAAGAACGTACGGAAACTTCTGGCCTGAGATGTTAAAGCTAAAGGACTGGCCTCCTTCTGATAAGTTCGAAGATCTTTTACCTCGTCACTGTGACGAGTTCATATCCGCATTGCCTTTTCAAGAATATAGCGATCCTAGAACCGGGATTCTGAACATTGCAGCAAAGCTTCCTGAAGGACTTATCAAACCAGATTTGGGTCCGAAAACGTACATTGCCTACGGGATTCCAGATGAGCTTGGTAGAGGTGACTCCGTGACTAAGCTTCACTGCGATATGTCAGACGCG GTTAATATTCTGACGCATACAACTGAAGTAACATTAAGTCAAGAACAGATATCTGCAGTCAAAGACCTGAAGCAGAAACACAAGGAACAGAATAAGCTAGAGGAACAGGGCAGTGGAGACAAAGACATTGCCTGCGGCCGTGAGGAAGAAGGAATGGACATGCCAGAGATTATGAGCTATGAAAAACAGCAGAATCATGACGAAACAGGAAGTGCTCTTTGGGACATTTTTAGGAGAGAAGATGTTCCAAAGTTAGAAGAGTATCTAAGAAAGCATTGCAAAGAATTTAGACACACTTTTTGTTGTCCGGTTACAAAG GTTTATCACCCGATACACGACCAATCATGCTATTTAACCGTAGAGCATAAAAGAAAACTCAAGGCGGAGTTTG GGATCGAACCATGGACATTTGTGCAAAAGCTAGGAGAAGCTGTGTTTATTCCTGCGGGTTGCCCTCATCAAGTCCGGAATCTAAAG TCGTGCACCAAAGTTGCAGTTGACTTTGTGTCACCAGAGAACATCCATGAGTGTCTACGTCTCACCGAAGAGTTTCGTCAACTTCCCAAGAACCACAAGGCCAGAGAGGACAAACTTGAG ACGGAGAGAACCTCGGCAAAGTGA
- the LOC106417203 gene encoding lysine-specific demethylase JMJ25-like isoform X4, which produces MVESDDGVDFKAYSPIESSLFSFQCVWSTKKKRSSKLVKSKEFSRKEEREREGGMRPRPVIFRVYSRKRNRLSRVDNVSADGVEVILKEAPSHEKLQHSDHDDHDGMLLGDWIKQKRKESEVTTVSVTKVEPLEDTILPSWSRRKNRRRVGVEVKSVMKVEPSEDHGRSTGRKRDRRQVEHEEDVAWEEELQMISKIQATKPRRRRRGSHSPEHVTFVSGSRSRSPDSEVSDSLLKNGCSDDPESMKTSSKESKERIPICHQCLKGERITLLVCSECEETMYCLQCIRKWYPHLSEDDIVDKCPFCHKNCNCNRCLHLNGLIETTKRDLANSERRHHLQYLIALMLPFLNMLSQSQNQEIETEANAQGLQPFEVDVTSAVSYCDERVYCDHCATSIVDLHRSCPKCSFELCLNCCQEIREGSMSQRPETKLQYVNKGYKYMHGLEMEPSSSSVSEEDEEANTSAKWNAGSDGSIPCAPKELGGCGDCMLELKRILPQNRISDLEQKAEAFLASYDNSPRVSKCKCSALETDMTRKTASRNGSTDNYLFCPRSLDVLKEEGLLHFQEHWKKGEPVIVGNALDNTHGLSWEPMVMWRALCENLDSTASSKMSEVKAIDCLANCEVEINTRHFFEGYSKGRTYGNFWPEMLKLKDWPPSDKFEDLLPRHCDEFISALPFQEYSDPRTGILNIAAKLPEGLIKPDLGPKTYIAYGIPDELGRGDSVTKLHCDMSDAVNILTHTTEVTLSQEQISAVKDLKQKHKEQNKLEEQGSGDKDIACGREEEGMDMPEIMSYEKQQNHDETGSALWDIFRREDVPKLEEYLRKHCKEFRHTFCCPVTKVYHPIHDQSCYLTVEHKRKLKAEFGIEPWTFVQKLGEAVFIPAGCPHQVRNLKSCTKVAVDFVSPENIHECLRLTEEFRQLPKNHKAREDKLESNLESIGSLPPTSHDLGPN; this is translated from the exons ATGGTGGAGTCCGATGATGGAGTTGATTTCAAGGCTTATAGTCCGATCGAGAGCTCTCTGTTTTCCTTTCAATGTGTTTGGTccacgaagaagaagagaagttcgAAATTAGTCAAGTCCAAAGAGTTCAGCaggaaagaggagagagagagagagggaggcaTGAGGCCGCGTCCTGTGATATTCAGAGTCTATAGTAGGAAAAGGAATCGGCTTTCGCGTGTGGATAATGTCTCAGCAGACGGAGTTGAAGTTATTCTTAAAGAAGCACCATCTCATGAGAAACTGCAACACTCTGATCATGATGATCATGATGGTATGTTATTAGGTGATTGGATTAAACAAAAGAGGAAAGAATCCGAGGTGACGACTGTGTCTGTAACGAAAGTGGAACCTTTAGAAGATACAATATTACCTAGTTGGAGTCGTAGGAAGAACAGACGCAGAGTAGGAGTTGAGGTTAAATCTGTTATGAAAGTGGAACCTTCTGAGGATCATGGAAGATCCACTGGTAGAAAGAGAGACAGACGCCAAGTGGAACATGAAGAAGATGTGGCTTGGGAAGAAGAACTTCAAATGATTTCTAAGATCCAGGCAACAaagccaagaagaagaagaagaggttccCACAGTCCTGAGCATGTCACATTTGTTAGTGGATCACGCTCACGTTCGCCAGATTCAGAGGTGTCAGATTCCCTTCTGAAAAATGGGTGTTCTGATGACCCTGAAAGCATGAAAACTTCTTCAAAG GAATCTAAGGAACGCATTCCCATTTGCCATCAGTGTTTGAAAGGGGAAAGGATAACACTTCTCGTTTGCAGTGAATGTGAAGAGACAATGTATTGTCTTCAATGTATAAGGAAATG GTATCCACATCTATCTGAGGATGATATCGTTGATAAATGTCCTTTCTGCCACAAAAATTGTAATTGCAACAGATGCTTGCATTTGAATGGTTTAATCGAG ACAACGAAGAGGGACCTCGCGAATTCTGAAAGACGCCATCATCTCCAATACTTAATTGCTTTGATGCttccatttttgaatatgttATCCCAGTCCCAGAATCAAGAGATTGAAACTGAGGCAAACGCTCAAG GATTACAGCCTTTTGAAGTTGACGTAACTAGCGCAGTGAGCTACTGTGATGAACGTGTATATTG TGATCATTGTGCAACTTCAATTGTTGACTTGCACCGGAGCTGCCCAAAGTGCTCTTTCGAGCTTTGTTTGAACTGTTGTCAAGAGATTCGCGAAGGTTCTATGTCCCAACGCCCTGAAACGAAGCTGCAGTATGTTAATAAAGGATACAAGTACATGCATGGTTTAGAAATGGAACCGAGCTCCTCTTCTGTTTCCgaggaggatgaagaagctaacaCATCCGCAAAGTGGAATGCTGGTTCCGATGGAAGCATCCCTTGTGCACCAAAAGAGCTAGGTGGTTGTGGTGATTGTATGTTGGAGCTTAAGCGAATCCTACCACAGAACCGGATCTCAGACTTGGAACAAAAGGCAGAGGCTTTCTTGGCATCATACGATAACAGCCCTCGAGTGTCGAAATGTAAATGTTCTGCCTTGGAGACAGATATGACAAGGAAAACAGCTTCTAGGAATGGATCAACCGACAACTACTTGTTCTGTCCACGAtctcttgatgttttgaagGAAGAAGGGCTTCTGCATTTTCAAGAGCATTGGAAAAAGGGTGAACCGGTAATCGTTGGGAACGCTCTTGATAACACACATGGTTTAAGCTGGGAGCCGATGGTTATGTGGAGGGCGTTATGCGAAAATTTGGATTCAACAGCAAGTTCTAAGATGTCTGAAGTGAAAGCTATTGATTGTTTAGCTAATTGTGAG GTGGAGATCAATACTCGTCATTTCTTTGAAGGTTATAGCAAAGGAAGAACGTACGGAAACTTCTGGCCTGAGATGTTAAAGCTAAAGGACTGGCCTCCTTCTGATAAGTTCGAAGATCTTTTACCTCGTCACTGTGACGAGTTCATATCCGCATTGCCTTTTCAAGAATATAGCGATCCTAGAACCGGGATTCTGAACATTGCAGCAAAGCTTCCTGAAGGACTTATCAAACCAGATTTGGGTCCGAAAACGTACATTGCCTACGGGATTCCAGATGAGCTTGGTAGAGGTGACTCCGTGACTAAGCTTCACTGCGATATGTCAGACGCG GTTAATATTCTGACGCATACAACTGAAGTAACATTAAGTCAAGAACAGATATCTGCAGTCAAAGACCTGAAGCAGAAACACAAGGAACAGAATAAGCTAGAGGAACAGGGCAGTGGAGACAAAGACATTGCCTGCGGCCGTGAGGAAGAAGGAATGGACATGCCAGAGATTATGAGCTATGAAAAACAGCAGAATCATGACGAAACAGGAAGTGCTCTTTGGGACATTTTTAGGAGAGAAGATGTTCCAAAGTTAGAAGAGTATCTAAGAAAGCATTGCAAAGAATTTAGACACACTTTTTGTTGTCCGGTTACAAAG GTTTATCACCCGATACACGACCAATCATGCTATTTAACCGTAGAGCATAAAAGAAAACTCAAGGCGGAGTTTG GGATCGAACCATGGACATTTGTGCAAAAGCTAGGAGAAGCTGTGTTTATTCCTGCGGGTTGCCCTCATCAAGTCCGGAATCTAAAG TCGTGCACCAAAGTTGCAGTTGACTTTGTGTCACCAGAGAACATCCATGAGTGTCTACGTCTCACCGAAGAGTTTCGTCAACTTCCCAAGAACCACAAGGCCAGAGAGGACAAACTTGAG TCAAACCTTGAAAGCATAGGTTCTTTACCGCCAACCTCACATGATTTGGGACCTAACTAA